The proteins below are encoded in one region of Candidatus Planktophila lacus:
- the holA gene encoding DNA polymerase III subunit delta, producing the protein MNDFYLILGSEAALADRALSKISAQLKEEKAEVTTISAADAIVGDISDALAPSLFSERRALIIKDLQDLPEESRDEITRYLPEPDATTTVIFIHKGGVKGKALLDAIKKVKPEIIACEPLKKDAEKEQFVKELFLDSGRKASPGAVAALVGALGGDMRELQQAVSQIALDAPAGVIDEKYIDEFHQGRVETTGFDVADATIDGNLPTALISLRSAIETGTDPVMVTSAIASALRSLAKVSGSATGAKSFELAGQLGMAPWQIDKARRQLQGWTPRALSKAVQAIALADAQVKGAATDPIYALEKALATITAARAAR; encoded by the coding sequence ATGAACGATTTCTATCTCATCCTTGGCTCTGAAGCGGCGCTGGCAGATCGCGCGCTCTCTAAAATTTCTGCACAGTTAAAAGAGGAAAAAGCGGAAGTAACCACTATCTCGGCCGCAGATGCGATTGTCGGAGATATCTCTGATGCACTTGCCCCATCACTATTTTCTGAACGTCGCGCGCTGATCATTAAAGATCTGCAAGATCTACCTGAAGAATCTCGTGATGAAATAACTCGCTATCTGCCAGAGCCAGATGCCACAACCACGGTGATCTTTATCCATAAAGGCGGCGTAAAAGGCAAGGCGCTACTTGATGCGATTAAGAAAGTTAAGCCCGAAATAATTGCCTGCGAGCCGCTAAAGAAAGATGCTGAAAAAGAGCAATTTGTTAAAGAGCTATTTCTAGATTCTGGCCGCAAGGCATCACCTGGCGCAGTTGCAGCCCTTGTCGGTGCACTCGGCGGAGATATGCGCGAACTACAACAAGCAGTTTCCCAGATCGCACTCGATGCACCTGCGGGAGTAATTGATGAAAAATACATCGATGAATTCCACCAAGGCCGCGTTGAGACAACTGGCTTTGATGTTGCTGATGCAACTATTGATGGCAACTTACCAACTGCGTTGATTTCATTGCGCAGCGCAATTGAAACTGGCACAGATCCAGTAATGGTGACATCGGCAATCGCATCCGCACTTCGCAGCCTGGCAAAAGTTTCTGGTTCTGCCACCGGTGCTAAATCTTTCGAACTTGCCGGACAACTCGGTATGGCGCCTTGGCAGATTGATAAAGCCCGTCGCCAATTGCAAGGTTGGACACCGCGCGCACTTTCCAAGGCGGTTCAAGCGATCGCTCTGGCAGATGCACAGGTAAAGGGAGCAGCGACAGATCCGATCTATGCCCTCGAAAAAGCCTTGGCCACGATTACCGCCGCCCGCGCTGCTAGATAA
- the rpsT gene encoding 30S ribosomal protein S20 has translation MANIKSQIKRVKTNNKAQARNKSVSSSVKTAVRKFREAVVKGDAATTTTELRAASKALDVAVAKGVVHRNTAANKKSSMAKAAAKAGAR, from the coding sequence GTGGCAAATATCAAGTCGCAGATCAAGCGCGTTAAGACCAATAACAAGGCGCAAGCTCGCAACAAGTCTGTCTCTTCATCTGTAAAGACCGCTGTTCGCAAATTCCGCGAAGCAGTCGTAAAGGGCGATGCAGCAACAACCACGACTGAACTCCGCGCCGCTTCAAAGGCTCTAGATGTTGCAGTAGCAAAGGGTGTTGTTCACCGTAACACTGCAGCAAATAAGAAGTCTTCAATGGCTAAGGCAGCTGCCAAAGCCGGCGCTCGTTAA
- the lepA gene encoding translation elongation factor 4, producing the protein MPAIPIAKAPQPAATNPAQIRNFCIIAHIDHGKSTLADRMLGITEVVEARNMRAQYLDRMDIERERGITIKSQAVRLPWRSGIDGQEYILNMIDTPGHVDFTYEVSRSLAACEGAVLLVDCAQGIEAQTLANLYLAMENNLTIIPVLNKIDLPNAQPEKFAAELARLIGCQPEDCLRVSGKTGDGVADLLDQIVAQIPAPVGDANAPARALIFDSVYDSYRGVVTYVRVIDGRLNPREQIQMFSTGVRHEALEVGVISPEPLPSKGLGVGEVGYLITGVKDVRQSRVGDTVTNYQNPTKTALAGYKDPKPMVFSGLFPLDGADFPLLRDALDKLQLNDAALVYEPESSAALGFGFRCGFLGLLHMEIVRERLERESGISLISTAPNVVYRVMLEDGKEFIVTNPSEFPDGKINYVKEPIVKCTILAPSEYIGTIMELCQERRGTMQGMDYISEDRVEIRYTLPLAEIVFDFFDQLKSRTKGYASLDYEELGDEEGNLVKVDILLQGEAVDAFSAIVHRDKAYSYGVMMTGKLRELIPRQQFEVPIQAAIGSRIIARESIRAIRKDVLAKCYGGDISRKRKLLEKQKEGKKRMKMVGRVEVPQEAFVAALATDADIEKIKAARKQD; encoded by the coding sequence GTGCCTGCAATTCCAATTGCCAAGGCTCCGCAACCGGCAGCGACAAACCCCGCGCAGATACGTAACTTCTGCATCATCGCCCATATCGATCACGGCAAATCAACGCTGGCAGATCGCATGCTCGGCATCACCGAAGTTGTAGAAGCTCGCAATATGCGCGCGCAATATCTAGATCGCATGGATATCGAACGCGAACGCGGCATCACCATTAAATCGCAAGCGGTCCGTCTGCCATGGCGCAGCGGTATCGATGGCCAGGAATACATCCTCAATATGATCGATACTCCTGGGCACGTTGACTTTACCTACGAAGTTTCGCGCTCGCTCGCAGCATGCGAAGGCGCAGTGTTGCTCGTGGATTGCGCCCAAGGAATCGAAGCGCAGACTCTTGCCAACCTTTACTTGGCGATGGAGAACAACCTAACGATTATTCCTGTTCTAAATAAGATCGATCTCCCAAATGCGCAGCCCGAAAAGTTTGCGGCAGAACTTGCCCGCTTAATCGGTTGTCAACCAGAAGATTGCTTACGTGTATCTGGAAAAACTGGCGATGGCGTTGCCGACCTTCTAGATCAAATCGTTGCACAGATTCCCGCACCAGTTGGCGATGCCAACGCACCTGCGCGCGCACTTATCTTCGACTCTGTATATGACTCATATCGCGGTGTGGTTACCTATGTTCGCGTTATCGATGGACGCCTTAATCCACGCGAACAGATTCAAATGTTCTCAACTGGCGTTCGACATGAAGCACTTGAAGTCGGCGTTATCTCACCAGAGCCACTACCAAGTAAAGGTTTAGGCGTTGGCGAAGTAGGTTATTTAATTACCGGTGTAAAAGATGTTCGACAGTCACGTGTTGGTGACACTGTCACTAACTATCAAAACCCAACAAAGACCGCACTTGCTGGTTATAAAGATCCCAAGCCAATGGTCTTCTCTGGTCTCTTCCCACTAGATGGCGCAGATTTTCCTTTACTTCGCGATGCGCTAGATAAGTTGCAGTTAAACGACGCAGCCCTTGTTTATGAACCAGAGAGCTCTGCAGCACTTGGCTTTGGTTTCCGCTGCGGTTTCCTCGGTCTTTTGCATATGGAGATCGTGCGCGAGCGTCTAGAGCGCGAATCCGGAATCAGTTTGATTTCAACCGCCCCAAACGTGGTCTATCGCGTGATGCTAGAAGATGGCAAAGAATTTATCGTTACCAACCCGTCAGAATTTCCTGATGGCAAGATCAATTACGTCAAAGAACCGATCGTAAAGTGCACCATCCTTGCGCCATCTGAATACATCGGCACAATCATGGAGCTCTGCCAAGAACGTCGCGGCACGATGCAGGGGATGGATTACATCTCGGAAGATCGCGTGGAAATTCGCTACACCTTGCCACTTGCTGAAATTGTCTTCGATTTCTTCGATCAGCTAAAGAGCCGCACCAAGGGTTATGCCTCACTTGATTACGAAGAACTCGGTGACGAAGAAGGCAATCTCGTTAAGGTCGATATCTTGCTCCAGGGCGAGGCAGTAGATGCCTTTAGCGCAATCGTTCACCGCGATAAGGCTTACTCATATGGCGTAATGATGACCGGCAAACTTCGCGAACTTATTCCGCGCCAACAGTTCGAAGTTCCTATTCAAGCCGCTATTGGTTCACGCATCATCGCGCGCGAGAGCATCCGCGCGATCCGTAAAGATGTTCTTGCTAAGTGTTACGGTGGAGATATTTCTCGTAAGCGCAAACTTCTGGAAAAGCAGAAGGAAGGTAAGAAGCGCATGAAGATGGTGGGACGCGTTGAAGTTCCGCAAGAAGCCTTCGTTGCAGCCCTTGCCACAGATGCTGATATCGAAAAGATTAAAGCCGCGCGTAAGCAAGACTGA
- the hemW gene encoding radical SAM family heme chaperone HemW has product MVLSFYVHIPYCIKRCGYCDFNTYTPSELQDGATLEIVSNDYIDAVLRELESAPKDQVPTIFFGGGTPSLLPAHDLGRVITAIKARNGLTADCEITLEANPDSVTQEKLSAYLAAGFNRISFGMQSAQPHVLAVLDRTHNPANVKRAVDMARAAGFESISVDLIYGTPGESLEDWRSTVTEALSLDIDHISAYALIVETGTKLAAQIKRGELTMPNDDLMADMYLLVDQMCNAAGLNWYELSNWAKPGKECLHNIAYWKSANWWGLGPGAHSHVDRKRFWNVKHPTAYKQKLFAGESPIADSEDLTVEQLRDESIMLAIRMRTGLALSLLTDSAKENLEAYKSSGHLELIEGAFQLTAQGRLIADRLVREALG; this is encoded by the coding sequence ATCGTGCTCTCATTCTACGTACATATCCCGTACTGCATTAAGCGCTGCGGATATTGCGACTTCAATACCTACACACCTTCTGAACTCCAAGATGGCGCAACCCTTGAGATCGTCTCTAACGATTACATCGACGCAGTTTTGCGTGAGCTAGAGAGCGCTCCTAAAGATCAAGTTCCGACAATCTTCTTTGGGGGAGGTACGCCTTCGCTATTGCCGGCCCATGATCTCGGTCGAGTAATCACCGCGATCAAGGCGCGCAATGGTTTAACTGCTGATTGCGAGATAACACTTGAGGCAAATCCAGATTCAGTAACGCAAGAGAAGTTATCTGCCTATCTCGCCGCAGGTTTTAATCGCATCTCATTCGGTATGCAATCTGCGCAACCTCATGTTCTAGCGGTGCTTGATCGCACCCACAATCCGGCAAATGTAAAGCGCGCAGTTGATATGGCACGAGCTGCTGGATTTGAAAGCATAAGCGTTGATCTAATTTACGGAACACCTGGTGAATCACTGGAAGATTGGCGCAGCACCGTAACGGAGGCGCTATCGCTGGATATCGATCACATCAGCGCTTACGCGCTAATCGTTGAGACCGGCACCAAACTTGCGGCGCAGATCAAACGCGGTGAGTTAACTATGCCAAATGATGATCTGATGGCTGATATGTATTTGCTAGTTGATCAGATGTGTAACGCTGCAGGTTTGAATTGGTATGAACTATCTAACTGGGCAAAGCCTGGCAAAGAGTGCCTGCACAATATTGCGTATTGGAAGAGCGCTAATTGGTGGGGTCTTGGGCCGGGAGCGCATTCACATGTTGATCGCAAACGATTCTGGAATGTAAAGCATCCAACTGCTTACAAACAGAAGTTATTTGCTGGCGAATCACCAATTGCAGATTCAGAGGATTTAACAGTTGAACAATTACGTGATGAATCAATTATGTTGGCGATTCGGATGCGTACTGGTTTGGCGCTCTCGCTATTGACAGATAGTGCAAAAGAAAATTTAGAAGCATATAAATCATCGGGCCATCTAGAGTTAATTGAAGGTGCCTTCCAATTAACAGCACAAGGGCGGTTAATCGCCGATCGTTTAGTCCGAGAGGCGCTGGGCTAA
- a CDS encoding DoxX family protein gives MTTSATIILAFLAVVFVISGLSKASGNDKGLSGTRDVNVKDGIARVIGFFEALLALGLILGLKWNWMAYFPLVGLWFTMAGAIFVHFKANKAKTAFPAFFLLTLISIALVLI, from the coding sequence ATGACTACTAGCGCAACGATCATCCTGGCATTTCTCGCCGTCGTATTTGTTATCTCTGGCCTTTCTAAAGCTAGCGGCAACGATAAGGGCCTATCTGGCACCCGCGATGTAAATGTTAAAGATGGAATCGCGCGCGTTATTGGCTTCTTCGAAGCGCTATTGGCACTTGGCTTAATTCTTGGCCTCAAGTGGAATTGGATGGCTTACTTCCCACTCGTTGGACTTTGGTTTACCATGGCCGGTGCAATATTTGTTCACTTCAAGGCAAATAAGGCAAAGACTGCATTCCCTGCCTTCTTCCTCTTAACTTTAATTTCTATCGCGCTAGTTTTGATCTAG
- a CDS encoding HrcA family transcriptional regulator, whose protein sequence is MQSQRRLEILRAIVDEYVATQEPVGSKAIADKTSLGLSPATIRNEMAVLEDEGLITHPHTSAGRIPTDLGYRVFVDKLATVKPMSSAERRAIETFLDEANNLDQLMKRSAKLLADLTKQVAVITYPITGEGSGSEKMTISGTANLARSGEDLGTSLSPILEALEEQVVLLRLLGDANDTVKVRIGGEQSESNLRQTSLVTVGYGAAESPVGALGILGPTRMDYAGSMAAVSAVARYVGRYITEGPQ, encoded by the coding sequence ATGCAATCACAACGCCGACTCGAGATTTTGCGCGCCATCGTTGATGAGTACGTAGCTACCCAAGAACCGGTTGGCTCTAAGGCGATTGCCGATAAGACATCGCTCGGGCTCTCGCCAGCAACAATCCGCAACGAGATGGCAGTTCTGGAAGATGAAGGGCTAATCACTCATCCGCATACATCTGCCGGACGTATTCCAACTGATCTCGGTTATCGCGTCTTCGTAGATAAGTTAGCAACGGTGAAGCCGATGTCATCTGCCGAACGCCGTGCGATTGAAACTTTTTTAGATGAAGCAAATAACTTGGATCAATTGATGAAGAGATCAGCCAAGTTGTTGGCAGATCTAACCAAGCAGGTTGCAGTAATTACCTATCCCATAACTGGCGAAGGCTCTGGTAGCGAAAAGATGACAATTTCTGGAACCGCGAACTTGGCCCGTTCTGGAGAAGATTTAGGAACATCTTTATCACCAATCCTTGAAGCATTAGAAGAACAAGTTGTTCTACTGCGCTTACTTGGCGATGCCAATGACACCGTTAAGGTGCGCATCGGCGGCGAACAGAGTGAAAGTAATTTACGTCAAACATCCCTTGTCACAGTTGGTTATGGCGCAGCGGAGTCTCCAGTTGGAGCGCTCGGCATTCTTGGGCCAACGCGTATGGATTACGCAGGCTCGATGGCAGCAGTCTCTGCAGTGGCTCGTTATGTTGGGCGCTACATTACGGAAGGCCCACAATAA
- the dnaJ gene encoding molecular chaperone DnaJ: protein MADHYQTLGVDRGASSDEIKKAYRKIARELHPDVNPDPAVQDKFKEVTAAYEVLSDPQKRQSYDMGGSGFGGGFGGGGFSDIMDAFFGGGGNRGPRPRMRQGQDALIRVEVDLNEACFGTERDISVESAVACTKCNGQGSADASAPAMCQVCKGRGETQQVQRSFLGQVMTSRPCSACQGFGSVIQNPCRECAGDGRVRARQNINVKIPAGVETGNRIQLAGRGEVGAGGGPAGDLYVEIVEAEHPFLIRDGHNLHLAIEVSFAAASLGTKVKVECLDGEIEVEVRAGTQSGATIPVRGKGMTRLRAATRGDLIVHVEVQTPHKLNREQEELLRKFAAARGEKPGDVKIKGLEQGFFSKFRDAFGR from the coding sequence ATGGCTGATCATTACCAAACACTTGGCGTTGATCGTGGGGCAAGTTCAGACGAAATTAAAAAGGCTTATCGCAAAATTGCGCGCGAACTGCATCCCGATGTAAATCCTGATCCTGCAGTACAAGATAAATTTAAAGAAGTAACTGCCGCCTATGAAGTTTTAAGTGATCCGCAGAAACGTCAGTCATATGACATGGGCGGTTCTGGTTTCGGTGGTGGATTTGGTGGCGGTGGATTTAGCGACATCATGGATGCCTTCTTCGGTGGCGGTGGAAACCGCGGACCACGTCCACGTATGCGCCAAGGACAAGATGCCTTAATCCGCGTTGAAGTTGATTTAAATGAAGCCTGCTTCGGAACTGAACGCGACATCTCGGTAGAAAGCGCAGTCGCCTGTACCAAGTGCAACGGACAGGGTTCTGCCGATGCTTCAGCACCTGCAATGTGTCAGGTCTGTAAAGGTCGCGGTGAAACTCAACAAGTTCAGCGTTCTTTCTTAGGACAAGTTATGACTTCGCGTCCATGTTCTGCGTGTCAGGGCTTTGGCAGCGTAATTCAAAATCCATGCCGTGAATGTGCTGGCGATGGCCGCGTACGCGCTCGTCAAAATATAAACGTCAAAATTCCCGCAGGTGTTGAAACCGGCAACCGTATTCAACTAGCCGGTCGTGGTGAAGTCGGAGCCGGTGGCGGACCTGCAGGAGATCTCTACGTTGAAATCGTTGAAGCAGAACACCCATTCTTAATTCGCGATGGCCACAACCTGCATTTAGCAATCGAAGTTTCATTTGCTGCAGCTTCTCTTGGTACCAAAGTTAAAGTTGAATGTTTAGATGGCGAGATCGAAGTAGAAGTTCGCGCCGGAACACAGAGCGGGGCAACGATCCCAGTTCGCGGCAAGGGTATGACCCGCCTGCGCGCTGCAACCCGTGGAGATTTAATTGTTCACGTTGAGGTGCAAACTCCACATAAGTTAAATCGCGAACAAGAAGAACTGCTCCGTAAATTTGCAGCAGCCCGTGGTGAAAAGCCTGGCGATGTAAAGATCAAGGGGCTTGAGCAAGGATTCTTTAGCAAATTTAGAGATGCCTTCGGTCGCTAA
- a CDS encoding RsmE family RNA methyltransferase, giving the protein MLSLFFVADLPTKVGSTYQFGGDEAAHAIRVLRTQVGDSLALSSGQGGWSVVKVLTVGKKDMTVKVLSTGYEDKLSVELHVAQALTKGDRIKESIELNTAGGADVILLWAAARSIGKGSPDLMQKLATTAREASKQTRRNRIPFVMGVLDAAKIAAEIPNYDLVIVLHEGAQRKFTEVIKPGSKKVLVIIGPEGGLTDEEVALFSKAGAQVALLGRPIFRSAHAGMAALSGLNAALRIW; this is encoded by the coding sequence ATGCTTAGCCTCTTCTTCGTCGCCGATCTTCCTACGAAAGTGGGAAGTACTTACCAATTCGGGGGAGATGAAGCAGCGCACGCAATTCGCGTTCTTCGCACCCAAGTTGGAGATTCACTTGCTTTGTCCAGCGGACAAGGTGGTTGGTCGGTTGTAAAAGTTTTAACCGTTGGCAAGAAAGATATGACGGTGAAAGTCTTATCGACTGGTTATGAAGATAAGTTGTCTGTTGAACTACATGTCGCACAGGCGCTTACCAAGGGCGATCGCATCAAAGAATCTATCGAGTTAAATACTGCAGGCGGCGCCGATGTAATTCTGCTCTGGGCTGCGGCGCGTTCGATCGGTAAAGGCTCTCCCGATCTAATGCAGAAGTTAGCCACCACTGCGCGCGAAGCCAGTAAACAAACGCGTCGTAATCGAATTCCCTTTGTCATGGGCGTATTGGATGCCGCAAAGATTGCCGCCGAAATTCCAAATTATGATCTGGTAATTGTTTTGCACGAAGGCGCACAACGTAAATTTACTGAAGTGATTAAACCGGGTTCGAAGAAAGTTCTAGTCATCATTGGTCCAGAAGGTGGGCTAACCGATGAGGAAGTCGCGCTCTTTAGCAAAGCTGGTGCGCAAGTTGCACTACTAGGGCGCCCAATATTTCGTTCGGCTCATGCCGGAATGGCGGCGCTTTCTGGCTTAAACGCAGCTTTGAGAATTTGGTAA
- a CDS encoding histidine triad nucleotide-binding protein, with translation MALDPNCIFCKIIEGQIPAEIVYRSENVVAFNDLNPQAPTHVLLIPTVHTENAAGLAKMSPTITADLFTAAAHIAAERELDGYRTVFNTGADAGQTVFHAHLHLLGGRGLAWPPG, from the coding sequence ATGGCACTTGATCCAAATTGCATCTTCTGCAAAATTATTGAGGGACAGATTCCAGCCGAGATTGTTTATCGCAGTGAGAACGTTGTTGCATTTAACGATTTGAATCCGCAGGCACCAACTCATGTGCTTTTGATTCCGACGGTGCATACTGAAAATGCGGCAGGTCTTGCCAAGATGTCACCAACGATTACCGCAGATCTTTTCACCGCAGCCGCCCATATCGCCGCCGAGCGCGAGCTAGATGGCTACCGCACCGTCTTTAATACCGGCGCAGATGCTGGGCAGACCGTCTTTCACGCTCATTTACATCTGCTGGGCGGGCGTGGGCTCGCTTGGCCACCCGGTTAA
- a CDS encoding PhoH family protein yields MERTLITVPPAIPMVSLIGANDANLRAIEAAFPSVNITVRSNEITLRGPHIDCLAIEKLFAEMSLVIRSGQSLTVDAVARSIAMLGQEPAESPAEVLSLNIVSNRGRTIRPKTANQKHYVDAIEDNTITFGIGPAGTGKTYLAMAKAVAALQAKKVNRIVLTRPAVEAGESLGFLPGTLSEKIDPYLRPLFDALHDMIDVDSIPRLIQTGVIEVAPLAYMRGRTLNDSFIILDEAQNTTPEQMKMFLTRLGFGSKMVVTGDVTQIDLPNGAKSGLRVITDILQDIDDIAFMELTAEDVVRHRLIGDIVKAYEKFDAAKAAPRNIRNS; encoded by the coding sequence ATGGAACGCACTTTAATAACCGTCCCACCAGCGATTCCGATGGTCTCACTCATCGGAGCAAACGATGCCAACTTACGAGCGATCGAAGCGGCTTTCCCAAGCGTTAACATCACAGTTCGCAGTAACGAGATAACTCTGCGCGGACCACATATTGATTGCTTAGCAATTGAAAAGTTATTTGCTGAGATGTCCTTGGTTATTCGCTCTGGACAATCTCTAACAGTTGATGCAGTTGCACGCAGTATCGCAATGCTCGGCCAAGAACCTGCGGAAAGCCCTGCCGAAGTCTTATCTTTAAATATCGTCTCTAACCGCGGTCGCACCATCAGACCAAAGACGGCAAATCAGAAACACTATGTTGATGCGATCGAAGATAACACCATTACCTTTGGAATCGGCCCTGCCGGTACCGGTAAGACTTATCTAGCAATGGCGAAAGCGGTTGCCGCTTTGCAAGCGAAGAAGGTAAATCGAATAGTTCTAACGCGCCCAGCGGTTGAAGCCGGTGAGAGTTTAGGTTTTCTACCTGGCACTTTAAGCGAGAAGATCGATCCGTATCTGCGCCCGCTCTTTGATGCGCTGCACGACATGATCGATGTTGATTCGATTCCGCGCTTGATTCAGACCGGGGTTATCGAAGTAGCACCGCTGGCTTATATGCGTGGCCGTACCTTAAATGATTCATTTATTATCTTGGATGAAGCACAGAACACCACACCTGAGCAGATGAAGATGTTCTTAACGCGTTTAGGTTTTGGTTCCAAGATGGTCGTGACGGGCGATGTGACACAGATCGATCTTCCAAATGGAGCAAAGTCAGGGCTTCGCGTCATCACCGATATCTTGCAAGATATTGATGACATCGCATTTATGGAGTTAACTGCAGAAGATGTGGTTCGCCACCGCTTGATCGGCGATATCGTCAAGGCTTACGAGAAATTTGATGCGGCAAAGGCCGCACCTCGTAATATCCGAAACTCCTAA
- the ybeY gene encoding rRNA maturation RNase YbeY: MTIEITNKSGELVPADQVRTLLGHSLAQLKLNPECEVNLVFVDENEMTELHIKWMDEPGPTDVLSFPMDMPAAAGDAVTLGDIVIAPTVAARQAATAGHSAEHEIFILAAHGLLHILGYDHANKEDEKVMFALQEDLVKNWQASA; the protein is encoded by the coding sequence ATGACTATAGAAATCACCAATAAATCTGGCGAACTCGTGCCCGCAGATCAAGTGCGTACCTTGCTTGGCCACAGTCTGGCGCAGTTAAAGCTAAACCCAGAATGCGAAGTTAACTTAGTTTTTGTAGATGAAAACGAGATGACCGAACTACACATTAAATGGATGGATGAACCAGGTCCTACCGATGTTCTCTCATTTCCCATGGATATGCCGGCAGCGGCAGGCGATGCGGTGACGCTCGGAGATATTGTGATTGCGCCAACTGTGGCAGCGCGCCAAGCAGCAACTGCCGGACACTCTGCCGAACACGAAATCTTTATCTTGGCCGCACACGGCTTGCTACATATCTTGGGATATGACCACGCCAACAAGGAAGATGAAAAAGTTATGTTCGCCCTACAAGAAGATCTAGTTAAGAACTGGCAGGCAAGTGCATGA
- a CDS encoding hemolysin family protein: protein MNAVNISAIVALIAFAGFLAASESALTSISRVLIEELESKRGGHLLKKYSQHPSRYLNVLLLVRKICEFSAGALLAVALLREYSSAQAMIATVVIMVVLSYVVVGVGPRTLGRQQPHKWARAGISVAYFLAFILGPVTNLLIAIGNAITPGKGFRGGPFTNEAELRDLVDQAHERGLVESDEHEMIHSVFELGDTLVRELMVHRTDMVWIEGDKTLRQALSLALRSGYSRVPVVGENLDKIIGIAYVKDLAKRALDHHEAETTEKVEQHMRPAVFVPEIKIAAELLKEMQRDQIHLAIVVDEYGGTAGIITIEDIIEEIVGEITDEFDDGEEAFTWINENKARAKATLHIEDLADELKIEIEKEDFEDVDTIGGLMAQKLGRVPIAGSTISMLGWSITSERPVGRRRKISSVIIERIKDGEVDEHE, encoded by the coding sequence ATGAATGCGGTAAATATCAGCGCCATCGTTGCTCTAATTGCATTTGCCGGCTTTCTTGCCGCATCTGAATCAGCGCTGACTTCAATCTCACGCGTCTTAATTGAAGAACTCGAAAGCAAGCGCGGGGGACACCTTCTAAAGAAGTACTCACAACATCCTTCGCGCTATCTCAATGTGTTGCTGCTTGTCCGCAAGATCTGCGAATTTTCTGCAGGCGCGCTTCTAGCAGTTGCGCTCTTGCGCGAATATTCATCTGCACAAGCGATGATCGCAACTGTTGTCATCATGGTTGTTCTCTCATATGTGGTCGTCGGCGTTGGTCCACGCACCTTGGGTCGCCAGCAACCACATAAATGGGCGCGCGCCGGAATATCTGTCGCTTACTTCTTGGCCTTTATCTTGGGTCCAGTGACAAACCTGCTTATTGCAATCGGTAACGCGATAACACCAGGTAAGGGTTTTCGTGGTGGTCCATTTACCAATGAAGCAGAACTTCGCGATCTAGTAGATCAAGCGCACGAGCGCGGTTTAGTGGAATCAGATGAACACGAGATGATCCACTCGGTATTTGAACTCGGCGACACCTTGGTACGCGAACTCATGGTTCACCGCACAGATATGGTCTGGATCGAAGGCGATAAGACTCTGCGCCAAGCGTTATCACTGGCACTCCGCAGCGGTTATTCACGCGTTCCTGTCGTCGGTGAAAACCTCGACAAGATTATCGGTATTGCCTACGTTAAAGATTTAGCAAAGCGCGCACTTGATCATCATGAAGCAGAGACAACTGAAAAAGTTGAGCAACATATGCGCCCTGCTGTATTCGTTCCTGAGATCAAGATCGCGGCTGAACTGCTAAAAGAGATGCAGCGCGATCAGATCCACTTAGCGATAGTTGTGGATGAGTACGGTGGAACTGCCGGAATCATCACGATTGAAGACATCATTGAAGAGATCGTCGGTGAGATTACTGACGAATTCGATGATGGCGAAGAAGCATTTACCTGGATTAATGAAAACAAGGCTCGCGCAAAAGCGACGCTGCATATTGAAGATCTTGCCGATGAGTTAAAGATCGAGATCGAGAAGGAAGATTTCGAAGATGTCGACACCATTGGTGGCTTGATGGCGCAGAAGCTCGGGCGCGTTCCAATCGCAGGAAGCACAATTTCTATGCTGGGTTGGTCGATTACATCAGAGCGTCCTGTTGGCCGCCGTCGTAAAATAAGTTCGGTAATCATTGAACGCATTAAAGATGGCGAGGTTGATGAACATGAGTAA
- a CDS encoding cytidine deaminase: MSNADSANLFENPEDQKLATLATSTLARSGAKQAAALRDSTGRTYVAINVASPELTLDAVEAVFVVALASQISGIEGVVYAGLPDAKVAVIKEHSAQATLFHIDASGSVTRA; the protein is encoded by the coding sequence ATGAGTAATGCTGATTCAGCTAACCTCTTTGAAAACCCAGAGGATCAAAAGTTAGCAACTCTTGCTACATCAACTTTGGCACGCTCTGGCGCAAAGCAAGCAGCCGCTCTGCGCGATTCAACAGGTCGCACCTATGTTGCAATAAATGTGGCATCACCTGAATTAACTCTCGATGCAGTTGAAGCGGTATTTGTTGTCGCCTTGGCATCACAGATTTCTGGAATTGAAGGCGTTGTCTATGCAGGTTTGCCCGATGCCAAAGTTGCGGTAATCAAGGAACACTCAGCGCAAGCAACGCTCTTTCATATCGATGCAAGTGGAAGTGTGACAAGGGCGTAA